From one Lysinibacillus sp. G4S2 genomic stretch:
- a CDS encoding histidine phosphatase family protein, protein MTTFYLVRHGETMWNKEHRLQGWLDSPLSENGVLHAEKLHEHLGEFSFAAAFSSTSGRAKETLDILVGDRQIPIYYADELREIFLGDWQGKTVEDIVRTHRLDYELYTDYPAQFTATHTESFGAVTERAMFTLKKIAEKFPEDNVLIVSHAVTIKCTVNAILGRSINQLWAEPFIHGTSVTIIERSENQWLVKDIGNIQHLK, encoded by the coding sequence GTGACAACTTTTTATTTAGTGAGACACGGTGAAACGATGTGGAATAAAGAGCATCGACTACAAGGATGGTTAGATTCGCCATTATCTGAAAATGGTGTTTTACATGCAGAAAAACTGCACGAGCATTTAGGTGAATTTTCATTTGCAGCAGCATTTAGCAGTACGAGTGGTCGTGCCAAGGAAACGCTGGATATTCTTGTAGGTGATCGACAGATTCCGATTTACTATGCGGATGAATTACGCGAGATTTTTTTAGGAGATTGGCAAGGTAAAACGGTCGAGGACATCGTTAGGACACATCGCTTAGACTATGAATTATATACCGATTATCCTGCGCAATTCACAGCAACTCATACCGAAAGCTTCGGTGCGGTAACTGAACGAGCAATGTTTACGTTAAAAAAAATTGCAGAAAAATTCCCTGAGGACAATGTGTTAATTGTTTCCCATGCTGTAACTATTAAATGCACGGTTAACGCTATTTTAGGCAGAAGTATTAATCAGCTTTGGGCAGAGCCATTCATTCATGGTACAAGTGTAACGATTATTGAACGATCAGAGAATCAATGGCTCGTTAAAGATATCGGTAACATTCAACATTTAAAATAG
- a CDS encoding bifunctional adenosylcobinamide kinase/adenosylcobinamide-phosphate guanylyltransferase, with amino-acid sequence MPLIFITGGVRSGKSHFAEKAAVTHYQTKFMQAQRLIYIASGVAMDREMEKRILRHQADRQAQNIEWLTIEAPYEIADPLISLTDGDVVLWDCVTTWLTNAFYEGFDTGTPCVDQPGCLEEKLRVLKKAVKTLLEKRVTFFVVSNELFDEPPYTSEEVELYRQMLGNLHQWFVSIADEAYEINYSIVKKWK; translated from the coding sequence TTGCCACTGATTTTCATTACAGGGGGAGTACGCAGTGGTAAATCCCACTTTGCTGAAAAAGCGGCTGTTACTCACTATCAAACAAAGTTCATGCAAGCACAAAGACTTATTTATATTGCTTCTGGTGTAGCGATGGACCGTGAGATGGAGAAGCGAATATTGCGTCATCAGGCAGATAGACAAGCTCAAAATATTGAATGGCTTACGATAGAAGCACCTTATGAAATCGCTGATCCATTGATAAGCCTGACCGATGGCGATGTCGTGTTATGGGACTGTGTCACGACATGGCTGACAAATGCTTTTTATGAAGGTTTTGACACGGGCACGCCATGTGTAGATCAACCAGGCTGTTTAGAGGAGAAGCTGCGTGTCTTAAAAAAAGCAGTAAAGACGTTACTTGAGAAGAGGGTGACGTTTTTTGTCGTCTCGAATGAATTGTTTGATGAGCCTCCATATACAAGCGAGGAAGTTGAATTATACCGACAAATGCTCGGGAATTTACATCAATGGTTCGTTTCTATAGCAGATGAGGCGTATGAAATAAATTATAGTATCGTAAAGAAATGGAAATAA
- the cobS gene encoding adenosylcobinamide-GDP ribazoletransferase gives MKNFWHSLQLAFQFFTVLPVHKEIPLTKATITGMFAFLPWIGALMGTVVAAVIYGLTEWTMSSEVLLSFLVVGLFALFTGGLHLDGFIDMGDAYFSYRDREKRLEILDDPRVGAFGVLSVLFLVLSKFVVLHELFVQHKLALWMLIFIPLLTRVGMSFYFMSLKCSKEKGLAYFFKTHIKPSLLICFMLITLVVAYTSLLFVIGFSIVPFVLIAVLAIAFLVFRQFTVRNFGGISGDLLGASIEGMEVVLWVTLLLCA, from the coding sequence ATGAAAAATTTCTGGCATAGCCTACAACTTGCATTTCAATTTTTTACAGTTTTGCCGGTACATAAGGAAATTCCTTTAACCAAAGCAACCATTACAGGGATGTTCGCCTTTTTGCCGTGGATAGGGGCTCTTATGGGCACCGTAGTGGCAGCGGTGATATATGGTTTAACAGAATGGACGATGAGCAGTGAAGTTTTGCTTTCTTTTTTGGTTGTCGGACTATTCGCTTTATTTACTGGTGGTTTACATTTAGACGGATTTATTGATATGGGGGATGCTTATTTTTCGTATCGGGACCGGGAGAAGCGGCTTGAAATTTTAGATGATCCACGTGTCGGTGCATTTGGTGTGCTTTCGGTGCTATTTTTAGTGCTTAGTAAATTCGTCGTATTGCATGAACTATTCGTGCAGCATAAGTTAGCTCTTTGGATGCTGATTTTTATTCCTTTATTAACGCGTGTGGGCATGAGTTTTTATTTTATGTCGCTAAAGTGTTCAAAAGAAAAAGGGCTTGCTTATTTTTTTAAAACACATATTAAACCGAGTTTGCTTATATGCTTTATGCTTATCACACTAGTTGTGGCGTATACTAGCTTACTGTTTGTCATAGGCTTCTCCATTGTTCCGTTCGTGTTGATTGCTGTATTAGCGATTGCCTTTTTAGTCTTTCGACAATTTACAGTGCGCAACTTTGGTGGTATTTCAGGGGATTTACTCGGTGCTTCAATTGAAGGAATGGAGGTTGTGCTGTGGGTGACGTTGTTATTGTGCGCTTAA
- a CDS encoding histidine phosphatase family protein — translation MGDVVIVRLMRHAPTKENLEKRYIGWTDSSLADVSSLTIVDKDVTKVYGSDLRRCRETAAHYFPNATYMADKRFRESNFGEFEGQTYEELKSDHRYCAWLDDPVQSPPPKGEGFDAFCARVMEGFTALSKDEDVYHLVVHGGVIRALLVAFAPTEQPFWTYHTPHDKMFTLTFSRKAWEEGARCMSLSEELIVEKPTMS, via the coding sequence GTGGGTGACGTTGTTATTGTGCGCTTAATGAGACATGCACCAACAAAGGAAAATCTGGAAAAGCGTTATATCGGCTGGACAGATTCATCATTAGCAGATGTATCTTCGCTGACTATTGTAGATAAAGATGTCACAAAGGTGTATGGTAGCGATTTACGGCGCTGTAGAGAAACAGCTGCCCATTATTTTCCGAACGCAACTTACATGGCAGATAAGAGATTCCGAGAGTCGAACTTCGGTGAATTTGAAGGGCAAACATATGAGGAGTTAAAATCTGATCATCGTTATTGTGCATGGTTAGATGACCCGGTACAATCACCGCCTCCAAAAGGGGAAGGCTTTGATGCCTTTTGTGCGCGTGTTATGGAAGGGTTTACAGCGTTATCCAAAGATGAAGATGTTTATCATCTCGTCGTTCATGGTGGAGTCATTCGAGCACTGCTTGTTGCATTTGCACCAACTGAGCAACCATTTTGGACGTATCATACGCCGCATGATAAAATGTTCACTTTAACGTTTTCAAGAAAGGCTTGGGAGGAGGGAGCAAGATGCATGTCTTTATCGGAGGAGCTTATAGTGGAAAAACCGACTATGTCATGA
- a CDS encoding bifunctional adenosylcobinamide kinase/adenosylcobinamide-phosphate guanylyltransferase, whose translation MHVFIGGAYSGKTDYVMNLLADQKVELVDGYVPDDIPASDILVIKNLEKWLVTQDLEDDEALVKTILTRLKTLDENCALYIIVTDMGRGVVPMEKQARLLRDTCGRLYQALFAEAEHVVRIWYGIGEQIK comes from the coding sequence ATGCATGTCTTTATCGGAGGAGCTTATAGTGGAAAAACCGACTATGTCATGAATTTGCTTGCAGATCAAAAAGTTGAGCTAGTAGATGGCTATGTACCTGATGACATTCCTGCCAGTGATATACTTGTTATTAAAAACTTAGAAAAGTGGCTCGTGACACAAGATCTGGAGGATGATGAGGCCCTTGTCAAAACCATTTTGACAAGACTAAAGACTCTTGACGAAAATTGTGCACTGTATATAATTGTGACCGATATGGGACGTGGGGTTGTGCCGATGGAAAAACAGGCACGATTATTACGCGATACATGTGGGCGCTTGTACCAGGCGTTATTTGCTGAAGCGGAACATGTCGTACGCATTTGGTACGGTATCGGGGAACAAATTAAATGA
- a CDS encoding ECF transporter S component, protein MAHRTPQGSFALCESEASVKKRLTGTEITPRYDNKITKRGNGMDRQRLMKLTLVAMVAAICAVGAVIKIPAFIATAALDSAPAFLSVVFLSPVLAGVAGVIGHFITALTSGFPLGPLHIIIAVEMFIVVWIFGIMHNKGMHFWKWPVALILNGVVAPLPFYFIISPAFYWASLTSLPLATLINLIIVAVAMPILSKVFVRKAGRLH, encoded by the coding sequence GTGGCTCATCGGACGCCCCAGGGAAGCTTTGCTCTGTGCGAAAGCGAAGCGTCAGTAAAAAAGCGCCTAACCGGAACTGAAATCACCCCACGCTATGATAATAAAATAACGAAAAGAGGAAATGGAATGGATCGACAAAGGTTAATGAAATTGACACTCGTTGCGATGGTAGCGGCAATATGTGCAGTTGGTGCAGTGATTAAAATTCCAGCATTTATTGCAACTGCTGCGCTGGACTCTGCTCCCGCATTTTTGAGTGTTGTATTTTTATCTCCAGTATTGGCTGGGGTTGCAGGGGTAATTGGGCATTTTATTACAGCCTTAACTTCTGGCTTCCCACTAGGACCACTCCATATTATTATCGCAGTAGAAATGTTTATCGTTGTATGGATCTTCGGGATTATGCATAATAAAGGAATGCATTTCTGGAAATGGCCTGTGGCACTTATTTTAAATGGCGTTGTGGCACCATTACCGTTTTACTTTATCATTAGTCCGGCATTTTATTGGGCATCTCTTACGAGTCTTCCGCTGGCAACATTAATTAATTTAATCATCGTTGCAGTTGCAATGCCAATTTTATCTAAAGTATTTGTGCGTAAGGCAGGGCGATTACATTGA
- a CDS encoding ribonucleotide-diphosphate reductase subunit beta yields MTTITKRQIMDKEAPNRSTGIVNGRSSNILNWDDVRFSWAYPKYKKMLGNFWTPFEINMSNDVKQFPELSAVEQESFLKIIGLLALLDSVQTDFAGKVADYLTDSSLNALMIILAQQEVIHNHSYSYVLSSIVNKDEQDRTFDFWRTEPVLERRNDFIIKGYRAFSEESTVDNMLEAIIYDVILEGLFFYSGFAFFYHLARNQKMVATSTMINYINRDEQLHVDLFVKIYQELLEEYPEYDTPERAARVQEIFREAVQLEVDWANEVIGDKIDGLDVEDVHDYVHFYANVRCNQLGVERPFEGYRKNPLKWVKAYEDVDLGKTDFFEQRSRQYVKVNVEDNGFDDL; encoded by the coding sequence ATGACAACAATTACTAAACGACAAATTATGGATAAAGAAGCACCGAACCGTTCAACAGGCATTGTGAACGGACGCTCTTCTAACATTTTAAACTGGGATGATGTGCGTTTTAGCTGGGCTTATCCAAAGTATAAAAAAATGCTAGGTAACTTCTGGACTCCATTTGAAATTAATATGAGCAATGATGTGAAGCAGTTTCCTGAGCTATCAGCAGTTGAGCAGGAATCCTTCTTAAAGATTATCGGTTTACTGGCGCTATTAGACAGTGTGCAAACTGATTTTGCGGGGAAAGTAGCAGATTATTTAACAGATTCAAGCTTAAATGCACTAATGATCATTTTAGCGCAGCAAGAGGTTATTCATAATCACTCGTATTCCTATGTGCTATCAAGTATTGTGAACAAAGATGAACAAGATCGTACGTTTGACTTTTGGCGTACGGAGCCAGTGTTAGAGCGACGTAATGATTTTATTATTAAGGGCTACCGTGCATTTTCAGAGGAGTCAACTGTTGACAATATGCTAGAGGCGATTATTTATGATGTGATTTTAGAAGGCTTATTCTTCTATTCTGGCTTTGCCTTCTTCTATCATCTAGCACGCAATCAAAAAATGGTGGCAACGTCAACGATGATTAATTATATTAACCGCGATGAACAGCTACATGTTGATTTATTTGTGAAAATTTATCAAGAGTTATTAGAGGAATATCCTGAATACGATACGCCAGAACGAGCAGCACGTGTGCAGGAAATCTTCCGTGAGGCTGTACAACTAGAAGTCGATTGGGCCAATGAAGTGATTGGCGATAAAATTGATGGCCTTGATGTGGAAGATGTCCATGATTATGTGCACTTCTATGCCAATGTTCGTTGTAATCAACTTGGCGTCGAGCGTCCATTTGAAGGCTATCGCAAAAATCCATTGAAGTGGGTTAAAGCTTACGAAGATGTTGATTTAGGGAAAACAGATTTCTTCGAGCAACGTTCTCGTCAATATGTGAAGGTTAATGTAGAAGATAACGGGTTTGATGATTTGTAA
- a CDS encoding M23 family metallopeptidase, with product MFPIFYSIGLLIVLPASFIISLWKAPFKSKLEWLLDSLVTAALIIWLFQAGNWSWVGYYVRFLWLVLLIVTVIFSWKRVRNLPFTIKYTLNQKFSIGIYIVLILVFGTYNALVLKSYTVAEKGIELSFPLKNGTYYVGQGGNQVLMNYHQDHPGQKYALDILKLNTLGTRASGLYPEELGKYQIFVDDLYSPCNGKVVNIQNDLPDLPPPKADPENPEGNHVALSCENYDATVLLAHMQKGSIVVAKGDKVTTGQILGKVGNSGNTSEPHLHIHAEKDGKGVPITFNDRFLVRNSLVR from the coding sequence GTGTTTCCAATCTTTTATTCCATTGGTTTGCTAATCGTATTACCTGCGAGCTTTATTATTTCACTATGGAAAGCTCCTTTTAAAAGTAAACTGGAATGGTTGTTGGACTCATTGGTAACTGCAGCACTAATTATTTGGTTATTTCAAGCAGGAAACTGGAGTTGGGTCGGATATTATGTTCGCTTTCTTTGGTTAGTTCTCTTGATTGTCACTGTCATTTTTTCTTGGAAAAGGGTAAGGAATTTACCGTTTACAATAAAATATACACTAAATCAAAAGTTTTCAATTGGTATTTATATTGTCCTTATTTTGGTTTTTGGTACGTATAATGCTTTGGTCTTAAAAAGCTATACAGTAGCTGAAAAAGGAATTGAGTTATCTTTTCCACTTAAGAATGGCACCTATTATGTCGGACAGGGTGGCAATCAGGTGTTAATGAACTATCATCAAGACCATCCAGGTCAAAAATACGCGTTAGACATTTTAAAATTAAATACGCTTGGAACCCGCGCAAGTGGACTTTATCCAGAAGAATTGGGTAAGTATCAAATATTCGTAGATGATTTGTATAGTCCTTGTAACGGAAAAGTAGTCAACATCCAAAATGATTTACCTGATCTCCCTCCTCCTAAAGCTGATCCAGAAAATCCTGAGGGAAATCATGTCGCCTTATCCTGCGAGAACTATGATGCTACCGTTTTATTAGCTCATATGCAAAAAGGCAGCATAGTGGTGGCAAAAGGAGACAAAGTAACGACGGGCCAAATACTTGGGAAAGTAGGAAACTCCGGAAATACAAGCGAACCACATTTACACATTCACGCCGAAAAGGACGGGAAAGGTGTACCGATCACATTTAATGATCGATTTTTAGTGAGAAATAGTTTGGTACGATAA
- a CDS encoding tetratricopeptide repeat protein produces the protein MENTKDIALQLRRQGKLQESKQMFLTLLSNDQLNPSLHYECARSFDILAEETKAMPFYEQAIELGLTDEELEDAYVKLGCIYRTHELFLEAKKLFQEAFRKFPKKEQMKIFYAMALYNVGEHAEAMGFLIDNIAYTTTNQDILKYYRTITYLGHRLDSSSDEIIALDINQPLQPTPTSIVEKVTEGLKNFGLGGFHTGGGCEYDEYFNYFNVRDLETRRCALAAFTVMLGNWHARSSSTFIPQHDRKYLGGYDPNEPFHELNNYIEAIVAHHHQIKQDFPVMFEYIIDFLISIEEERKVPYEKWFPELDAQLVQRLRDEVLLPNKSLLEVPTEYKYFLREAGITPFFQSDFFE, from the coding sequence ATGGAAAACACTAAAGATATAGCATTACAGCTACGAAGACAAGGAAAACTACAAGAATCGAAACAAATGTTTTTGACATTATTATCAAACGACCAACTCAATCCTTCCCTCCATTATGAATGTGCACGAAGCTTTGATATTTTAGCTGAAGAAACAAAGGCAATGCCATTTTATGAGCAGGCGATTGAACTAGGTTTAACAGATGAAGAACTGGAGGACGCATACGTCAAATTAGGATGCATTTATCGAACACACGAACTTTTTTTAGAGGCGAAAAAACTTTTCCAAGAAGCATTCCGTAAATTCCCTAAAAAAGAACAAATGAAAATATTTTACGCCATGGCATTATATAACGTAGGAGAACACGCTGAAGCAATGGGTTTCTTAATTGACAACATCGCTTATACGACAACTAATCAAGATATATTAAAATACTATCGAACAATTACTTATCTAGGTCATCGATTAGATTCTAGTAGCGATGAAATTATTGCGCTTGATATAAATCAGCCGTTACAGCCTACTCCAACATCTATCGTAGAAAAAGTAACAGAGGGGCTTAAAAATTTTGGTCTTGGAGGTTTCCATACTGGTGGAGGTTGTGAGTATGATGAATATTTTAATTATTTTAATGTTCGAGATTTAGAAACACGAAGATGTGCCCTTGCCGCTTTTACAGTGATGCTCGGTAATTGGCATGCGCGCAGTAGTTCTACCTTTATTCCACAGCACGACCGAAAATATTTAGGTGGATATGATCCTAATGAACCGTTTCATGAATTGAACAATTACATCGAAGCCATCGTTGCTCATCATCATCAAATAAAACAAGACTTCCCTGTGATGTTTGAATATATTATTGATTTTTTAATTTCTATAGAAGAAGAAAGAAAAGTACCTTACGAAAAATGGTTTCCAGAATTAGATGCTCAACTCGTTCAACGATTAAGGGATGAAGTATTACTTCCTAATAAATCACTATTAGAGGTCCCTACCGAATACAAATACTTTTTAAGAGAAGCTGGCATTACACCATTTTTCCAATCAGACTTTTTTGAATAA
- a CDS encoding NUDIX hydrolase: MRKGQIRAIAICIFRKGDSILVAEGFDEVKRDHYYRPIGGGIEYGETSSKAIKREVLEEIGANINNLNYLGTLENIFTYNGDLGHEVVFVYDAEFVEKSFYEKPSFFGHEDNGATFKLLWKPISDFSKNKLSLVPEGLFNLL; this comes from the coding sequence ATGAGAAAAGGGCAAATTCGAGCAATTGCTATTTGTATATTTAGGAAAGGCGATTCAATACTTGTCGCAGAAGGTTTTGATGAAGTAAAGAGAGATCATTACTATCGACCAATTGGCGGAGGAATTGAATACGGGGAGACAAGTTCTAAAGCAATAAAGAGAGAAGTACTTGAAGAAATCGGGGCAAATATAAATAACTTAAACTATTTAGGTACACTTGAAAACATATTTACATATAATGGTGACCTTGGACACGAAGTAGTTTTTGTTTATGATGCTGAATTTGTTGAAAAGTCTTTTTATGAAAAACCTTCTTTTTTTGGACATGAAGATAATGGTGCAACCTTCAAATTGCTTTGGAAGCCAATTAGCGATTTTTCCAAAAATAAATTAAGCTTAGTTCCAGAAGGATTATTCAATTTGCTTTAA